The proteins below are encoded in one region of Acidobacteriota bacterium:
- the pdxT gene encoding pyridoxal 5'-phosphate synthase glutaminase subunit PdxT, whose amino-acid sequence MSAIGVLALQGDWAAHASMLRDLGVPAIFVRSAADFAGVRALVIPGGESSTMLRLMETEGLAQRIVERTRSGMPVLATCAGVILVAETVVPNQPSLGLLSVEAERNAYGRQVHSTVARIQVAPALGPPPQMDAVFIRAPRITCNDPSVEVFGTWHDDPVLVRQENILAATFHPELTKDSRVHQTFLSMTEAKNG is encoded by the coding sequence TTGAGTGCGATAGGTGTTCTCGCGTTGCAGGGCGACTGGGCTGCGCATGCGTCGATGCTTCGCGACCTGGGTGTCCCTGCAATATTCGTGAGGTCGGCGGCCGATTTCGCAGGAGTGCGGGCCCTGGTCATTCCAGGTGGTGAGTCCTCCACAATGCTTCGGCTGATGGAGACAGAAGGACTCGCGCAACGAATCGTCGAGCGCACGCGGTCCGGCATGCCTGTGCTCGCAACCTGCGCAGGGGTCATCCTTGTCGCAGAAACTGTTGTGCCGAATCAGCCGAGCCTCGGTCTTCTGTCGGTCGAGGCCGAGCGCAACGCTTATGGTCGGCAGGTTCATTCCACGGTCGCTCGAATCCAAGTCGCCCCGGCGCTGGGTCCGCCGCCGCAGATGGATGCAGTTTTCATACGGGCACCCAGGATCACGTGCAATGATCCTTCGGTGGAGGTTTTCGGCACGTGGCATGACGATCCTGTGCTGGTGCGTCAGGAGAACATACTGGCCGCCACCTTCCATCCAGAACTCACGAAAGATTCGCGAGTTCACCAAACGTTTCTCAGCATGACGGAGGCCAAAAATGGATAG
- a CDS encoding enoyl-CoA hydratase/isomerase family protein, with protein MDSVLRHEENRGIHRLVMDHGPNALDVPLVAALRDRIRELVESGCPAVVLASSHPTLFCPGWDLKFLARADRNEIQAFLNDFNALTVELFSYPGPTAAAIGGHSVAGGCLLSLCCDLRVMATGQARQGLSELNLGVPIPAPALRMMRARLSSPALDNLVFRGEGCTATRARELGIVHRTAAEQDTLAVTEVELATLASRPRRAFIETKRLLYAKVWEAMKQTSADENAAFLDCWFEDETRERIVDIASRLSH; from the coding sequence ATGGATAGCGTCCTTCGACACGAAGAAAATCGCGGCATCCACAGGCTGGTAATGGACCACGGACCCAATGCCCTTGACGTGCCACTGGTGGCCGCGCTCAGAGATCGCATCAGGGAGCTTGTCGAGAGTGGCTGCCCAGCAGTGGTCCTTGCCTCCTCTCATCCAACGCTCTTCTGTCCAGGGTGGGATCTCAAATTCCTGGCGCGAGCGGATCGCAATGAGATCCAGGCCTTTCTGAACGACTTCAACGCGCTGACCGTCGAACTCTTTTCATATCCCGGACCGACAGCGGCAGCGATCGGTGGCCATTCGGTGGCGGGAGGGTGCCTCCTGTCACTATGCTGCGACCTGCGCGTGATGGCAACAGGGCAGGCGCGGCAGGGCCTCTCCGAGCTCAACCTCGGCGTGCCGATTCCTGCCCCGGCTCTGCGAATGATGCGTGCCCGCCTCAGCTCACCTGCGCTCGACAATCTCGTTTTTCGTGGCGAAGGCTGCACTGCCACCCGCGCGAGGGAGCTTGGTATCGTCCACCGCACAGCTGCCGAGCAGGACACGCTGGCTGTGACTGAGGTTGAACTCGCCACGCTGGCCAGCCGGCCGCGACGGGCGTTCATCGAGACCAAGCGCCTTCTATATGCCAAGGTTTGGGAAGCAATGAAGCAGACCTCGGCAGACGAGAACGCCGCCTTCCTCGACTGCTGGTTCGAGGACGAGACGAGGGAGCGCATCGTCGACATCGCCAGCCGGCTCAGTCATTGA
- a CDS encoding 3',5'-cyclic-nucleotide phosphodiesterase yields the protein MEFRVLGSFGGDSPVCRMTSFLIDRRVAIDAGAITRALTIEEQRQIRHVLITHTHMDHTNSLPFLIENSFGASEEPVSIFCTKQVLAGVRRHLFNNDTWPDFTRIPNHLYPSVRFNEIVIESPFVIGELPGGTLEVEAVNVNHIVPTTGLLLRQGASSVIFTSDTGPTTRIWEVANATEDLAAIITEVSFPNRLQEVADVSRHLTPQTLAAELAKLDRDVPVYIYHFKPPYVEELRGELAATTLPHAVEELEQDRVYQF from the coding sequence ATGGAATTTCGGGTGCTGGGAAGTTTCGGGGGCGACAGTCCTGTCTGCAGAATGACGTCGTTTCTGATCGATAGAAGGGTGGCGATCGATGCGGGCGCGATTACGCGCGCCCTGACGATCGAGGAGCAACGACAGATTCGGCATGTGCTCATCACCCACACCCACATGGATCACACAAACTCCCTGCCGTTTCTGATTGAGAATTCCTTCGGTGCGAGTGAAGAACCGGTGTCGATTTTCTGCACAAAACAAGTCCTCGCCGGTGTCCGACGACACTTGTTCAACAACGACACATGGCCAGATTTCACGCGCATCCCGAACCACCTCTACCCTTCAGTCCGGTTCAATGAGATCGTCATCGAATCGCCTTTTGTGATCGGGGAGCTTCCCGGTGGCACGCTCGAAGTCGAGGCGGTCAACGTCAACCATATCGTTCCTACAACCGGGCTGCTGCTCCGCCAGGGTGCTTCGAGCGTGATCTTCACATCGGACACCGGTCCCACGACGCGCATCTGGGAGGTCGCCAACGCTACCGAGGATCTCGCCGCGATCATTACCGAGGTCTCATTCCCGAATCGCCTCCAGGAGGTGGCCGACGTCAGCCGTCACCTGACTCCGCAAACCCTCGCCGCTGAACTCGCCAAGCTCGACCGCGATGTCCCCGTGTACATCTACCACTTCAAGCCACCATACGTGGAGGAGCTGAGGGGGGAGTTGGCGGCAACGACGCTGCCGCACGCGGTTGAGGAACTCGAACAGGATCGGGTATACCAATTCTGA
- the dprA gene encoding DNA-processing protein DprA encodes MNHADSQLLRLGLVLAGGGARVRRLVARLPSAETDLEALANIGAPRALLATADRLAASEAPEVIRRISEIGWRWVVPGDGDYPELLEASSDPPLGLFVRGELKRSPAVAIVGARRATPYGLQVARLLGEELGRGGVVVVSGMARGVDEAAHRGCLEVGGSSWAVWGAGPDRIYPPEHARLANELAATGALVTEYPPGTPPRRHHFPERNRVIAALTAAVVVVEAAARSGALITARLANEEGREVLAVPGNIFSKLSVGPNTLLRVGARPLLTPRDLFDAIGCEAPPPAREAEDRGLLRFIAPGEAVTVDEIAGRAGLEVSAVLAALVAHELAGEVVREQDGRFALVHVRGSGR; translated from the coding sequence ATGAATCACGCGGACTCTCAATTGCTACGGCTCGGGCTGGTGCTTGCCGGAGGGGGCGCTCGTGTTCGCCGACTCGTGGCCCGGCTGCCGAGCGCCGAAACCGACCTTGAGGCGTTGGCCAATATCGGGGCGCCACGAGCACTGCTTGCTACGGCCGACAGGCTCGCAGCTTCGGAGGCCCCCGAGGTGATTCGGCGAATCAGCGAAATCGGATGGCGCTGGGTGGTTCCTGGGGACGGAGATTATCCGGAGCTCCTTGAGGCATCATCCGATCCTCCCCTCGGCCTGTTCGTGCGAGGGGAACTGAAGAGATCACCAGCCGTGGCAATTGTAGGGGCACGTCGGGCGACCCCGTATGGTCTGCAAGTCGCTCGACTGCTCGGCGAGGAGCTCGGCCGCGGTGGAGTGGTCGTGGTTTCCGGAATGGCCCGAGGGGTCGACGAGGCCGCGCACCGCGGATGTTTGGAGGTGGGGGGGTCGAGTTGGGCGGTGTGGGGTGCCGGCCCGGACAGGATCTATCCACCAGAACACGCGCGGTTGGCGAATGAGTTGGCTGCGACCGGTGCGTTGGTCACCGAATACCCGCCCGGCACGCCGCCGCGACGGCATCATTTTCCGGAACGAAATCGCGTCATCGCCGCCCTGACCGCCGCCGTCGTGGTGGTTGAGGCCGCGGCGCGCTCCGGGGCGCTCATCACCGCGCGGCTCGCCAACGAGGAGGGCCGCGAGGTCCTGGCTGTGCCGGGCAACATCTTTTCGAAGCTGTCAGTAGGCCCGAACACGCTGTTGAGGGTGGGCGCGAGACCCTTGTTGACACCCCGCGATCTCTTCGACGCCATCGGGTGCGAAGCGCCTCCTCCGGCGCGCGAGGCAGAAGATCGTGGCCTTCTCCGGTTCATCGCTCCGGGCGAGGCGGTGACGGTTGATGAAATTGCCGGGCGCGCCGGTCTCGAAGTCTCGGCCGTGCTCGCCGCCCTTGTTGCGCACGAGTTGGCCGGCGAAGTCGTACGCGAGCAGGATGGTCGGTTTGCTCTGGTGCACGTCAGGGGCAGCGGGAGGTGA